gtttatcaattacaaaggcagaaaggagtataagtattggacccaaaacccttgcAAATCAGAATACGTCAAGGATTCAGGAGGAAccactgcctagagaagagctgaagagctaaggagaagtgctgccctggcctgtgactttgctgtgttgggctatcctacagttgctgcttctgcctctgcaagGGGACAGACACTGGACtcagttttgcattcctgcttgagaggtatctccaagggcttggagtagagcttgcttcttattttgaagcctcagggacagcaaaggcttcaccacccagttctgAGTCGCCTGCTGTGAActttagcttgccagagggtgccattctagttcctgggcccctggaattgAATTTCGGGAGAAAAACCTGTCTAACAATGCCGGACAACACCATGCGGCTTCCCAAAGACCGCTGCTGCCCAGAACCACGATGCTgcctgccccgaggccgtggacctcgcagaagtaCGATGACCCCAACGACCCTTTAGGCTTTGCATCGCTGCTGATCCCGCCCGACGTTGCTGACTTCGGAGTGCCGTAAGTCCGACGTCTTTGACATCCGACACCATTGCAGCGCCTGCGGCCCTCTGACATCATTGCGGCACCATTTTATGTAAAAGTGCATCATACAAATTAAGCCTGTCTGAAATATGTTTTGGCATTATAAGTTCTGTGGAGAGAGGACCATCCTGATAGCAGCGACTGGAGATTACAATTTCATCTCCTACCTGCTTTCCCAATTACCTTTGGGCTTAGATGTAAATGGAGAAATGTTGCTACTGTTACTCATAATTCATGATTCTCCAAGTCGTGATCTGCCCTGTATGCTGATACAAAATGTTACCAACCCTCAGACAAACAATCGGTAGATGGGGCTGAGCTAGAGCCTTTTTTTGATTTGATTATTACTTAGAGCCTGATTACTAGTTGGGCGTTGTCTGACCTGAGCGCAAATCCAATCATGCAGTGGTGGGCATTATGTGTTGAGAGCTATTTGACACATCCAATAATGATCAAATGTGTTAAATACCTCAATCTGTGTTCAATTTGGGCATgtcaaacctgccgaaatttaacaggggaaaaccaTACATGAATTGCTGTATCATACAGATTTAGCggcgttaaacaccaaaatccacacaCAGTTGTGGCTTGCTGCACTTACCTGTTCTGCCGCCGCAATGCTCCTCCTTCCCTTGTCACTGCatccacaggctcccagcctgccctgcagcccatcctgacgctgctcagagtacCAGGCAGGAATAATGTGATTCTCCCTTTCACAACAGCAGTTCCTCTTGGCTCTTATGCTGAAGGGAAAGGGGAAGGCATTTCTGTAAATGACAAGATTATAACACAAGACTAGAATCTGCCCACATACACTTTACTTCCCTGAAACAAACTTTTGACTTATATTTTGGCAAAAATACGATGTGTTCCTTGAGCAAAGCCCGCAATCCCCTGAAAGCAAATACATCTTGATTCTCCTTCTGCATTTCTTATCTTCTTATTCATGAATTTTGGGTAGGATTGTCAGCCTTGTGATGCTCTCCTATTAGTGATCTTAGAATGTGATGGTGTTCCTAGGGATAGATGTCCTACTTATTAAATTAGAAATATATACCTTGCAATAAATAGTTATTACTACACAAGAGTTTGCATTCTTTTGTAGTATTTTCTTCAGATGAACATACATGCCTTATTTTTCCTGCACAATGCACAGCTAGCTGAGTTTAAGATTTTGATTATTTGGCTTCATGTGCCACAAAGGGCAACTTCTAAGCCTTGTGGTGTTATAATGTGTTTGAGAAAGTACTTTGTTCTCCTCATGAATTAAAATGACATCAAGATACAACAACTCTCTTCTTTTCAGTTTCAGCGTCACAACCTATGGTTGTGTTCTAGCTATGGTGTTTGCCATTGATGAAATTAACGGTGACCAAACCATCCTTCCAAACCTTACATTGGGTACCCTGAtctacaacacatgttcctcagccAAGAAAGCCATCATTAGCAGCCTGCAGATGTTGACAGGACAAGAAAGCCCCATCCCAAACTACAGGTGCAAAAGTTCATCACCTCTCATAGCTGTCATTGGAGAGTCCAGTTCCACGATTTCGGTGTCTATTGCCCGATTGTTCGGACTTTACACATACCCTCAGGTGAGAAGTGTGTGGTGGGGGAGGAAAGGAGATAGAAGAATTATTGCCAGTACCTTGATTCCGGTACACACTGATTACATCCATTTGCTACAGAGGCCTCGAAAGGCATTTTAGCTGACCTGGGCTACTTAGATATGTGGGTCAACAAGGAAACTTCACAGGCTAGTGTTTATATATTAAGCAAAGTCATTGTCTGATATCTCCTTCTGCAGCTGCAAATTAGGCACTCAGCCATCTGCTGTGTTCCGTGCTCCCAGTGAGGTATATTATACCCAGGCCACGGGAATTATGCAATTGGGTGACTGCAGCAGTTTTGCCTAATTACAGATTTGCAGaatgtgccacataatccatcatatgtTGCATAATATGCATAttcttattcatatatatatatatatatatatatatatatatatatatatatatatatatatatatatatatattttctattatttctagctcaaatggttcaaaagttattaaaaacgcagcaacatgtgttgctgtgcagtgaaaagccctttgcaaagctgtACTTCTCACCtttttgttgtttattgctatatttgggtatcaaactggtactaatgaggtgttgccaatgcccagacagtgctaccaagtttacaaattaagaaataaataaataataccattacaaatgtgccacattatgctgcataatttactcaaacctgcTGCATAACTTGGCCTTTTgcagccacataattccagtgattatgggggtcattttgaccccggtgggcggcgggagccgcctgcctggagggaaccgccagaataccgctgcgcggtcaaaagactgccgcgggtattctgggtttcccactgggctggcgggcgaccgccaaaaggccgcccaccagcccagtgggaaacacccctccatgaggatgccagctccgaatggagctggcggagtggaggatgtgcgacgggtgcagtagcacccgtcgcgaatttcagtgtctgctaagcagacactgaaattcagggtggggccctcttacgggggcccctgcagtgcccatgccattggcatgggcactgcaggggcccccaggggccccacgacaccccataacgccatcctgttcctggcggccgaagccgccaggaacaggatggcggtcagaatccccatggcggcgcagcaagctgcgccgccatggaggattcctcagggcagcggaaaaccagcgggagaccgccggttttccctttctggccgcggctgaaccgcctcggtcagaataccctggggagcaccgccagcctgttggcggtgctcccgtggtcgttgacacgccagggtcagaatgaccccctatatctttgcaGCCTTCTTCCAGGAGGTGTTAAAGGCTCACTTCCCTAGTTATGTACCTGAGCTATTCTAACTAAGGAAGAGGGCTTTAAATAGTTTAGGGTTTTGGGAAACACACTAAAGATTGTTGCATCTGATGTAAAACTATACTGACTGCATGACCTTTCAGGACACTCATGATTTCAGGGTAACTGACAATGATTTATAGTACTGTGTGGGAAATACAGATAGAAAGATTGGGGCATCTGATTAATGGCTGGATTCCATGGCAAGTCAAAAATTTAGGAGCCAATTAATGGCTGAAGATGTTCCATGTCAGTAATGGATTTTGTTGAGCCATTTAATAATAGATGTCATTCAGGGGTTCATTCCCACTCTTGTGGATATGCTTATTGCTTCCTATTTTTGTCTGCTAATAGTCTGGTGAACATAATTGAGAGGAACCcatgtaaaatattatttaaagTGCCTTGAGGATGACAAAAGATGAAATGCctcctctcttttttttaaatgaccacaaaaacaggaCATTTTAATATACGTACACATAACAGCTATCATTTTGTCATCACTTTGGAATTTCTACACATTCCGCATATTTATATGCTAGATGTCTTTCTTAATTTAAAAATGTGTTGATATGAAAAAAGCAAATTTTCTAAAGTTGATTTAAAAATCTAGGTTTTTCTCAGCTCCTGCGTCATGTTATATTATTGGTATTTCTGGATGGTGCCCCTGCTACTCGTGTTGCTTACTTGtcatgttcagttgtccagaaggATTTGCAGGATGGAGCCTGAATCTGGGGTTTGAGAGGTGTGTAGCTGGAAATTGTGGTTTTGGGGAAATGATTGGTGTGGTGCTTCTGCAAGGTGCATGCAGGTGCCACAGTAAAGTTTAAAAGATTTCTGTGGTTTacccacattttaaacataccttgGTTTTTGTCTCCAAGGCCACAATTGAGAGTGAATTCGTTCTCAACATAATGACTTAAGTGTTGAGTGACCCCACTCCGAGGAAACAGGTCTCAAGAACAGTAGGAATCCAGAAGTAGCTCTATAGCTTTCTTACACATAGCAGCAAATAATTCCATACCTCTGCAGTCTTGACTACAGTGCGGGTATATTCCATGTGAGGCTTGTGGTATCAACAAACACCTTCCATGCAGGAGTGTGGCCAACCAGATGGCTGAGCGGACGTGATTTCAGCTAGCTCCACTTGGCTCATTCAATAATCGGACAAACATCTGCAGATGGGCCACTTCCTGAGCCCCCAGAAGAAGGGCAGAGAAGCAATAGCTTCAGACTCTTATCCTGCCCAGTTCGACTGGGGTGAAGGGCCTGAAAAGATCAACACTTGCTATTCAGCAAGAAATGCATTGACCTGCGGAAAGGATTCAAGATGGACCCGTGTGAGTAGGGACACAGAAACCTGGGATTGGACAGGTGCCCCGAGGTGAGGTGGGAAAGCTGAGCGCTCAGAGACAGAGTCTTTCTCCTGCCAGGTGCCACCAGAGGAGTGCTGTAGTCACCCTGAAAGGAGCAGCCTCATGCCtggcagagagggcctggctggggaGCTTCCAGATGGGCTAAAGGCCCAGCGCAGGTCTTTACATTCCTGTGAATGTAGGTGATGCCCGGGTCTGCTGGGGCCCCATTTATCAGCGGCCGCATTCCTTTCACATGGTAGAATATGGCCAGTAGACTCTCCTAATATTGGCATGCGTGTTACTGTGGAATAATAATGAATCCTGGCTGCTCGTGCCATCCCACCTAGACCTAGGGGATTTGTGTGATGGTAGCAGAGACCACCAACTAGAGCCACAATAAATACACTTATAGTTCCCTATttagtagattttttttattttgcattaccAGCCACATTTACTTGATTTCTTCATACTGGTCTCGCTTTCATTTTCGGAAAATTGTCTTAAAATTGTTGTGCCTCTTTGCTCCTCTTTACATTTTCTCCCCTATTAATTTATCAATCTGCCTGTCGTATTATACCAAATTCTCATGTTCTCCTACACAGCCTTATACCATGGaaaggtgcagattgtttttattatttattcccACAACATGGAATAAACTGGCTGCCTCAGTCACAATTAACACTTCTTGGAACCTGCCTTTGAAGCACCTAGAAATTCTTACTTTATCTCTGCTTGAAGGAATACAACTTTTGGTGCTGATGTATCTTCTCCCATCTTCTTTTATTTTAGGTGAGCTATTTCTCAACCAGCCCTTTGCTTGACAACAAATATGAGTTCCCTTCCTTCTTCCGAACAATCCCAAGTGATGACAGCCAGGCCCAAGGACTGGCACAGCTGGTGGTGCACTTTGGTTGGACCTGGGTGGGCATAGTTTCCAATGAAGATGACTATGGAAGGCTGGGGTCTCAGAGCCTCAAGGAGCAGCTACTGAAATATGGTGTTTGTTTTGCCTTTCACGAATCAATACCTATTGAGCCTTCAATTATTAAAATCAATCTCATTGTGAAGACAATTGTGAGTTCTTCAGCCAGTGTCATTCTTGCATTTTGTTCCAGCCGCTATTTGCTTCCAATAATGAGGGCACTGTCCCAACAAAATATGACAGGCAAGGTTTGGGTTGCTAGTGAAGGATGGGCAACCTCCTCCAGTTTTCCCAGTAGTGTATTTGGCAACACAATGAGTGAAATAATCGGTTTGACTGTCCATGCAGGTGCAATCCCAGGGTTCCAAGATTTCCTTCTAAAGGTTCATCCTTCTAACTACCCAAAGGACAAATTTGTTAAAACATTCTGGGAACAGGCAATGGGATGTCGCTGGCCCATCCCTGGGTCCAATATgactctgaaaagtaaacaaaatatcaGTGACACTGCCATTTGCACAGGCCAAGAGAAACTTGAAAAATTCAAGGCAAAGTACGAAAACGAGCCTGACCCAAGAGTGTTCTCTACCATCTACAATGCTGTTTATGCTTTGACATATGCTCTAAAGAACATGCTTTCTTGTGTGCCAGGCCACGGGTCATTTGCCCTTAAAACATGTGGAGAGGTTTTTGATTCTAAGCCATGGCAGGTGTGGTAATTTGCATGTTTTTACAATGAACAAGCTTAACTAAAGTTGGCACCCTGTACCTGCCCCAAGGATGGTATCAGACACTTTCTGTGTCAGATTTATTCAAACGTTATGTAATGGGATTTGCAGCTGAATGGTGTTACACTAGAACATCGTCTGAGATAAATATTATGTGCTAAATATTGTGTACAAATAAGTTGATATTATTGATTTCTCCTTTTGATTTAATAATAGACATTATACACCCAATGGGCAATATTTTTATCAAAAATGTTTAGGCACGGAGGTAATGGTAGACAGAATTTCTGTATATGGTATTCTGACACACAAACCAGCAGAATAGCACTGAGGAATCAAACCTTGTTCAGTGGGACATCCTGCAGAGAGCGCGAAAGATTATGGATGCATTAGAAAGTTAGCATCAGTAGCAATGCAGTAACTCAGGTTTTTCATATTCACTCCACCTCTGAATAATACAAGTTACTCATTAGGAAAAAGTCACAGAGACACATGAAACTTAGAAAAAGTGTCTATACTGGTTCTAGTGGCATTTTATGAAAACTGATACTAGTtgttctaaaataaaaaatactacagTATTGTCCAATCAATGTTTTCGACAAGGCTATCAGCAGGCCTTATTAACCCAGACAGGTCCACCTGGATATATTTTAGTTCACTGGCAATTACAGGTTGGTGCTGGCTGGGTTGTTAAAGATCAAAGGGACCTATAAACTCCAATCTCTCTGGCCTAGCTATAGGAGCCACCTGGATCCAAAGGGGATAACTGCAAATTTCTTACAAGAATTTTGACTTTTAGCCATCAACGTGGAAGATGTTGCCTATTGATGAGGAGTGACAGATCAAGAACTGAGTTTTAGATATGTCAGCCCCTATCAAAAGTCCACACAGATCAGTCATGTCGATATATAGTATTATTGTGAATGAGCATCTAGGCTATATTGGCCAAAGTAACCTGTAATCTAAGATAAATGATTTATTTGTATTCATGAAACTATACGTGCAtcataaatgtacatttaaaagaGACATCACAATTAACTACTTATTTCCTCTGCAAACTTTTAAAGTGAGATTGTAACTCTAACTAAATATGAGTGGTAATTAAGTAATTAATGCAGTCAAAGTGACAGTCTCTAAGTGATTTAAAAAGATACTACTAGTTGGATCGAAATAAATGGGCCATGGAAAAGCACCAGTGTGATTTACTGTGGCCTCGTGTGTATTGTGCTGATCATTACAAGAAGGTTTTAAATTCTAGCTACTCGCACTATCCAAAGCCTTAAGCCTCAAATCATTACCATGGGTTGATCCAGCCAAATATATTTATAATTCATTCAGAGAATCCTAAAATTGAAAAAAGGTTGCGTTGCAATAAGGTCCTGGTCTAATGTGAAATGATTACAAAGCAGACTAGCCGTGTACCCTAAAAAAAAGAATTAATCTCCAAAAAGCTACTGCAAACACGTCAAAAGATCTAGCAAACTGCAGATGGGATGTGATTTAACAAAATCCAAATCATGAAAATATGCTATTTGAAGTGCTTTGAAGTGCTGTAACACACGGTGTAATTGAGGGTCACAGTATGCCTTATATTACTTTGCTTCTCCCAGATTTTGGTCAATTGACATCCATAAATATCAGTTTCAGGCCACCAGCCCACCCAAACACATACTCAGTGCTAGCCCCTCATTCTGTATGGATTGGTGGGGGATGTGATAATTATTACACCTAACTCCTATTCTAGGAATGGAACCTTATTGTATAATACATATGTTGTATGTAGGTGGAGGGTCCAAAATAAGTTTGTCATCCCAAAACTGAAGACATTGTTTGAATACTGAAGACTGTGGGTGCTAGAAGTATGCGTGTGGTGTGTATCCTGTGTATCATGATACTTTGCCTTGGTCATCTAGAGGCCTCTTTATATGGATAATCAATTATTTCTCATGACATTTTGCAGTTGAGTACCGTGGAAATTAATGGGTTCTGTATTTTAATGATTGTGCCAGCTTCTCCATTATATGAAGGGCGTACGCTTTAAAAACAGGATGGGAGAAGAGATATTCTTTGACAAGTATGGCAGCCCTCCTGCAGCTTATGACATTGTCAACTGGCAGCATGAGCCTGATGGGATTATCCGCTATGTGAAGGTGGGATCGTTCGAAAAGAGGGAGCCCAGAGGGCAGGAACTCAATGTCAACAAAAGTGCGTTATGGTGGACAAAGCAAGGCAAAGAGGTACAATAGACTTGTAGTAGCTTTGATCATTTGATGACTTAAATTGAACTGGAGCTAAATCGAGTTTTACAGTAATTAGTTTCTCTATGCAATTATATTTTACAAATTTAACATTGATTTCCTAGCATGTTCCTTGATTTTGCATTCAATAATTTATCTTGTATTTCTGTTTAGAAAGATAACGTTACATCTCTTGCCAGCCtcataaaataaatatacatttatatatagcaTGACATACTTGGCACACAGCCCACTCCCctttaacaaaacaaacaaattatTACCCCAGGAATAGGTCCCTGGGGTCTATAGAATACTCAGAGATAGGGtctccctaaaaaaataaaaatgtgaaatgagTGAAGGAGCCACCAAAAGCAGCAGGGGCAACCCAAGTATTGCAGCAGCCCCGACCCACCAACAACTCCCgaaccattaaaaaaaacagtaagtctATTGGGCCATTGAATACATGAttccaggagagcttaccataatTGTAAAAGCACTCTGAGCTGTATGCTCCTCAGTTGGAGTGCTGAGACCTCTTGTGCTTGGGACTAGGGCTGCGCTTTATTgtctgtaaaatgttttttttttaaatactcaaaggcatgttcattttttttttaagggctttATTAAAAAAGGTTTATGGCAATCAATTTTATGAAACATTGCtatgtgtgaatttataaaatatacatttgaaaatGGTTGTTGATGATTATTTGATAACAGCAaaaggtctgctttatatatgttcatGTGCCAACCTCTTGGTAAAGCGAATAGACCcgtttttatattttgatgttctggccttttgacaaagtcagtaggtctgtcttacttaaaatgacaccctttatctTGTTACATAATAGAGTCCCCAAGTATGCATCCAACCccatacctcacatattacattacttatcacatgttctatgacatatttgataatatcactggaacttctgaaatgacatcattgatgaaaacACTGTGCCTAGCGGTGGACAACATTATTGTTTGCTTGAATTCATTACTACAACTgtcatttaaaccttggtgtttcagtgaatttccagtttCCCTTTAATGTATGTCACTAGCAACATATAAAAGGCAGGCCTTTTGTTAAAGGGTAATTGCAGTGTCTATCAAATACACATTTATACAAAGCTAATAAAGCAGTTTGCTTTTACACTTATCAAGCAGCATAATGAAGCCATTAGATCAACCACAAGCGTCTTTGCATTCacaagctgaagagctagaggtgCAGCTCTGGGAATGCTTAAAATATCATTACATTTTCCTGTGGTCATTTTTCTATCGCCCACAAGAAACACAgtgttaatttaatttttaaagcattgccagggctgctgcactccctgcagtcTCCAGCACAACTTTTAACACATGCTGGTAGTGCTCCTGCCTTGATTTGGGCACCACCATGTAGCGACATATATGTACATTAGCCAACAAAGGTATTATGGAGCACTTCTtcctggagcagtgaataataaattaaaTGCATATTTTCTGCCCACACTCTCATGGGCAGGTAACAACCCCTACCCAAACAAATCAAAATggccaaggggatggggtccctagggtctTACAATGCTcaaggagggggcagcatgccaccTTCTCCAAAATGATTATATCCAtgctgggggatgggatccctttGGCCTATTAATGCTCAAGGAGGAGGCCCTCACACTCCATAAAAATCAAACCTGCCTCTCAGGCATGGGTTGTCCAGGGACCTGGAAATGGCATAGAGAGGGTGCTGCACCCCCTCCATAAAAAAGCAGCCCCATGGTACTGGGGGAGCcgctcttaaaaaaatatatattcgctATGCACATTTTTTACTAAATATTTTACAGAGCATAACACCACCTTCTTTCTCTGCCAAATgtcttttaaaagatttaaaaggtTATTTCTATTTGTAGTCCAAACCTTCACCTACATACAGCTTGGACTAGGATGCCTGTCTCCTTACTAACCATTAATCTCATTGTGGCATATGTTTATGGTCAGACATGTAAGAAATAAGGGGGAGTTCTAATAAACTGCAGGTGTACTACATTACACTGATACATTTTGGAATGATCAAACAAATCTATTAACAATACAAAGAAGACCCTCATGAAAATGTATTCCTCTTTATTTCTTGCTCAGGCTCCTCATTCTGTGTGTAGTGAGAAGTGCAACACTGGCTATCACAAGGCAGGACGAAAAGGACAACCTGCCTGCTGCTTTGACTGTGTCCCATGCTCCGAAGGACAGATGTCGAAAGAGAGAGGTACATGTGTGTCTATTTAGGTCTGTCATGGCCAACACGTTATGTCATGATCATAAACAGAAATAGGTTTTGGGACATCCCTCTTCAACTAATGATGTCAGCCATATGGGTCAGCACAATTCAGCTCATGCCGAGTGTCATTCACATCTTAGGTCAGGCCAGAGGAGCATTTATTAATCACAGTCATGCTACTTGCTACTGGGTGCATTATTCTGCCTTCGTAGAGTGCTTCCATTGTAATGCATGAGATGCATTGTTCTCAGGAGCTGCAGGGAGAGCATGTTTGTTAAATTGAGGTGCCATCTTAGGCTTCGGAAAGCAACATATTAGGCATGATCACCAGATGCTCACATTTATCTAGCTAGATCCTTAAGCATATAAATATGCATGGAAATCTATGGTATttgacatgtgttttttgttcaaaaatatcagttgtttttttgtgtgcaaaatagtgtaacacaaaatatgcaaaacaaacaaTTTCATTGCCATAAAACATAACAAGTAGTATTGGGTATTTATTTTGTGGGAATAGGTTGCAGGTTTATGTTTCACATAAGTAACTGAACATGTTTCACAGAATTTGCAAAGCTGTCCATGTACTTGCAGGGTGTACATTATTTTTAGTGTTCTCAAGTATTTGTATAGATGCCTAGAGCTGTCATTAACTTCTCGGAATCTTTGCAAGTAGTGTCACTCATGTCTGtgatcagctgcacacctgacatGCAAACACTAGCTCATTAACAAAGTGCATACCTTCTGACCTCATAATCTATTTAACAATAAATAAGAGGACTTGAATTATGACACATTCACATACAAAGACATTGCAGTTCATCAACAGCCCTATCATTCATAATCTTAATGGTAAGGTAATATAGAATGATGTTAGGGTAGTACATGTCACTAGTGAGAACATTTATGCCATTTGTGAAGTCACCTGCTACACCAAGTGTGAGGTTATGAGTACTGCATCTGGGGTGTGAGTTTTGGTTTGCTAGGCAGGAGTGTGAGCTATGGTTTCGGAGCAACCTGTAACTGGAGAATTTTCAGGggttttccatatttatttaatgACCAGAACTGCATTGTAACTCTGATATTTATGAAAAAAGGAAGTAATGGACCCTGAGTTTTTCCCAGGTttaaggtggagagcagctcctctaCAACATCAGTGACCCTCTAAATCTGTTTTACAGCAAAATATGTAAGCATTGGATAAGCCCAATGTTATCCACACTGAGCTGCAAAAATGACAACAAAACTCTGTTTTTTGGCAATGGCTTTAATCAAAGGGTTAGCAAGTGATGTCCatgctgagctgaaaaatgacaaaggcaCTTTACCATTCCAGGTACTCTATTAAAGTGATTCTAATACAATCCAGGCCAACATGGAGTAGGAGAAAGCAGCTCGGGATACTTTTCACTCCTCTGTGgcataaaatgaaagaaaatgtagaaaacaaaaaaacaaaaatgttatttaaaaatatgCTTCATAATGCATTTGCATACTTCTCTAC
This portion of the Pleurodeles waltl isolate 20211129_DDA chromosome 12, aPleWal1.hap1.20221129, whole genome shotgun sequence genome encodes:
- the LOC138267191 gene encoding extracellular calcium-sensing receptor-like, whose translation is MLPAPRPWTSQKYDDPNDPLGFASLLIPPDVADFGVPFSVTTYGCVLAMVFAIDEINGDQTILPNLTLGTLIYNTCSSAKKAIISSLQMLTGQESPIPNYRCKSSSPLIAVIGESSSTISVSIARLFGLYTYPQVSYFSTSPLLDNKYEFPSFFRTIPSDDSQAQGLAQLVVHFGWTWVGIVSNEDDYGRLGSQSLKEQLLKYGVCFAFHESIPIEPSIIKINLIVKTIVSSSASVILAFCSSRYLLPIMRALSQQNMTGKVWVASEGWATSSSFPSSVFGNTMSEIIGLTVHAGAIPGFQDFLLKVHPSNYPKDKFVKTFWEQAMGCRWPIPGSNMTLKSKQNISDTAICTGQEKLEKFKAKYENEPDPRVFSTIYNAVYALTYALKNMLSCVPGHGSFALKTCGEVFDSKPWQVWMGEEIFFDKYGSPPAAYDIVNWQHEPDGIIRYVKVGSFEKREPRGQELNVNKSALWWTKQGKEAPHSVCSEKCNTGYHKAGRKGQPACCFDCVPCSEGQMSKERDSSKCWPCPSDQWPDRKRSDCVPKRLEVLSYTDPVGATLSAAVLLCSIITMILLIIFIKFQETAVVKANNRNLTYLLILSLVLSFLFSLLFIGEPQPITCFLRQTAFGIMFALCISCVLAKTIMVFIAFNATKPGSSTRRWLGPRISILTVSVCTLIQVIICATWLLLCPPFPEKNMKLKIGTIIHQCNECSVLALWCVLGYLGLLACISFLLAFLVRKLPDSFNEAKWITFSMIVFLSVWLSFIPGYLSTQGKYMVAVEVFSIICSCAGILVCIFLPKCYIILLRPDLNTREHLLGKKSS